The Flavobacterium sp. 20NA77.7 genome includes the window TACTTCTTCTATATTACTCCCTGGAAAACCAAGAATAGTAATTTTATCTTTAAGTGTAATTTGCTCTTTATTTAAAGATTGAAAAGTCGTGGGGACATCTTGATGATTCTTAGAAATTTCAGGCAAAAACAACGAATTGTGTGTTGCTGTGGCAAAGAACATATAAGCCACAATTGGTAAAATAAACAGTACGGTTAAAACAATATATTTTTTCACTTTTCTGTATTAATTAGTTCATACAAAGGTAAAAAAAATCCCGAGTAAAACTCGGGATTTTATAGTATAATAATTCTTAGAATATCCATTTGTAATGTGAAGTTTTAAATACTTCAAAAACATAATCTCCTTCAATAAGTATTATGAAACATAAATACAGAATTAAAAAAACTAAAGGAGCAACAATTGACCATCTTAAACTCTTTTTTTCACCTTCTAAGTGCATAAAAGCCCACATAATATAATATGCTTTTACAATAGTTAAAATAATAAATATCCAGTTTAAGATATTCATGCTTAAGAATGTGTTATGGTATAAAGCATGTGGTTTAATAATACCGAAAGCTACTTCAACGGTTGTGATTACAGAAAGTAAACCAAATACCGTCCAAATTCTTTTTGTGTTTGACTCGTGTGCGTGTGCCATAATATTTTTCTTTAACTAAGATTAAACTAAATAGAAGAATGTAAATACAAACACCCATACTAAATCTACAAAGTGCCAGTACAATCCAACTTTTTCTACCATTTCATAACTACCTCTTTTCTCATATGTTCCTAATAAAACATTGAAGAAAATTAAAACATTAATCATAACTCCAGAGAATACGTGGAATCCATGGAATCCTGTAATGAAGAAGAAGAAATCTGCAAATAATTTATGACCGTACTCATTGTGTTTCAAATTAGCACCTTCAACAACCAAAGCTGCATCTTGCAATTTTTTTAAAGATTCTTCTCTTGATAATACTGTTTTATGTTTTGTTTCTTTATTTATAACTTCTGTTCTAACTAATAAGTTAGGATTTGCTTTGAAACCTTCGATTACTTCTGCCACTGAATAGTCAGAAATTGAAGATTCGCTCATGAACCATACTCCCTTATCTCTTGTTAGTTGCTCTCTTTCTTCTGGTAAAGTTGTCGCAAAATCTGCTAATGCAACTCTTTTCCCCTCTTTATCTACAAATTGAAGAATAGACCCTCCAGTTGTTTCTACAGCTCCAAACTCACCTTTGATAAAGTTTTTCCATTCCCAAGCTTGAGAGCCTAAGAACATGAAACCACCAATAATGGTTAAAAACATATAAAATGCTACTTTTGATTTTTTCATGTGATGACCTGCATCAACAGCTAACACCATAGTAACTGA containing:
- a CDS encoding cytochrome C oxidase subunit IV family protein; translated protein: MAHAHESNTKRIWTVFGLLSVITTVEVAFGIIKPHALYHNTFLSMNILNWIFIILTIVKAYYIMWAFMHLEGEKKSLRWSIVAPLVFLILYLCFIILIEGDYVFEVFKTSHYKWIF
- a CDS encoding cytochrome c oxidase subunit 3; this translates as MGATVTNEHALLDGGPGPMGVTYGKMMMWFFIVSDALTFSGFIAAYGFSRFKFIETWPIADEVFTHFPFLHGVAAPMYYVALMTFVLIFSSVTMVLAVDAGHHMKKSKVAFYMFLTIIGGFMFLGSQAWEWKNFIKGEFGAVETTGGSILQFVDKEGKRVALADFATTLPEEREQLTRDKGVWFMSESSISDYSVAEVIEGFKANPNLLVRTEVINKETKHKTVLSREESLKKLQDAALVVEGANLKHNEYGHKLFADFFFFITGFHGFHVFSGVMINVLIFFNVLLGTYEKRGSYEMVEKVGLYWHFVDLVWVFVFTFFYLV